Genomic segment of Arachis hypogaea cultivar Tifrunner chromosome 11, arahy.Tifrunner.gnm2.J5K5, whole genome shotgun sequence:
ACAATAAAGTCCTTTTCATTAGTCAATAATACGCTGACATAGAACATCAAGTCACACACATGGTCATTAAGTATTTACATGTGCAATTTGGACAAATCAATCTCTATGGGTGTTTATGGATCGGATCCAATCCGTATATCTGCAGTGTTTATCCGAATTCGATCCGAAAATTGCAgatatggatccgatccgcaaggttatcggatcggatcggatttgaTCCGTACACTAATCGAATTGGATTGCAGATTTTGTGTTGATATCCGCATATCCgggtatccgcaaaaataaaaaaataaataagtaaatattctttttatattttatttcaactaataattattatatatgttgtattattttaatttattatttaagaaaagtatgtttaatattattttaagaataaacatatttaaaaaaatagaaaaaataaattttattggtattttttaataaaaataagcatttaaaaataattttatattttgcggatatatccgatatccgatccgatctgatccgcaaatgtgcgggtcggatcggatcggatccaagcttaaaaaactgcggatattggatccgatccgatgattttaATGCGGATCATATTGGACTTTtagccatatccgatccgatccgcgttcACCCCTATCAATCTCTATGTCGAAGTACAAAACAGTtctcgaaaaatttaaaaaaattttaaaaattctaaaatagtcTCTTCAAAttatttctaaattaataaattttaacatcCAAAATTGTTTATTCATTTatctcaaatttaattatttatatatacaattttttttatgtatttttaaaataaattttggaaagacaaaaatttttcaaaaataaaatttaaaataaatagacCCATATTTATTTGACTATCcaagatattaatttaatttaatttaatctataGGTACCATATTATGTTATCATTCTTTAGTGAAGAAAAGAATGAGTTAGTGTTGATTGAAGAGATATGAGAACTtcaatttaacaaaatttttattgGGAATATTTGTATAAATGCTTATAAAGGTAAAAATTTGGAACTTGCATGAATGTGAACCAAGTCATATATGAAGTCAAATTTGTAAGTTTTAATTAACCACAAAGACAATGTAGATGATTTACAAAATTCTAATGGAAAACACTAAAACTCCTAATATTTTACAATACTTAAAAGAAGAAATTTATTGATAAATCTAAgtgttttattcattttttaaaaaaattttgaatttactgGTTGTAATATTGCATAAAATAAGCTTACAATTAATCTGTTTAATTTGTACTACCATAGTTAACAATTATgccaagaaaaaatatttttttttacataagaatatttttttaaatttattcgaTATCaatatcttaaaaatttagatatataaaTAATGGCCTTCGTAATGCAATAACCTCttagattttattgttattattatgatttttacATCATCTAAATATAGGTatcataaattaataattaaataatattatttcttatgacattttaatattaataaataaaactattttttagtatatattttattattttttgtatttttttatttattatatatttttaataatattttattagtctggttgataaaaatattatacgatattgacttttgaaaaagattaaaaatattcgaagggattattttaaaatttaaaaatttttcaaaaattaattcgaaacttttaaattttcgaaaattattttgtacTTTATCCTAAGAACGGATTTGTCCAACTCGCACACATAGATACTTAGTGGTAACATGTGTGAGTTAACGTTTTGCGTTAACCGTCACCATTAGTAAGTAGTAACTAAGAGAGAATCTGCATTGTCTAATCGAAGTAAATGCTAagaattattttgtgtattttaagaTATGAGAGATTAAAATGTCCTATCTTAAAAATATCAAGACCGATTTAAGTAATTATTCCACGATTAATCTACTTCTCATATATTAACGTCCCCTTTTCCACATTCTATTCCCATTCATATGAAACAAGATGGTTTCTGTCTAGTAGAGAAAGCTTTTCATAACTTCCTTTGTATAAATAAATTCTTGTTTTTCCCTTAGCAAAAATTTTGTCTTAAGAAATTGTAAGCAGTGATCTTGCCGCACTAAATAACAAAACATCGTCACCTCCAATCGATTTTTCTTTTCCGACCACCTACAAAGATTGATGGACAAAATCATCAGCAGGGTAAGATGACTAATGTCAAGACTAGAGTAGACAGTAGAGTATACAAAATATTTTCCAATTTACGTTTTATAATTgaccaatttttcaattttttaaataccATAAATAAGGTCATATATATGTAAACATAAAATCATTTCTTCAAACTAACCTACAGTTACTTTGATTACAAGAGTCACGGGAATTGTCCCACTGATTAAAGCCTTGAACATATCGACCCGTGAATAGTCACAACAGATAACCCCAACAAAACTAACCTCCGCTACTTAGGAAATTGGAAtgggtttaattttgatatttcaATCAGTGTATTATAAACTAGACTGACAACTAATCAATCACATTACAATTTAAAATACCATTGAGATAATagataattaaatcaaatattttaatgTAATAATATCTATTAACTTTTATATTTACAATACCAAAAATAGGATCTTCGGTTGTAGGAGAATGGGCCAACCACCAAGCAAGAATATAATTTGCCAAAAGAAAACCTTAGATTAACATTATGATCCTCCTTTTTAAAATAAACTTGAGAaggataaattattattattgtaaaagtTGGAGGGTGGAGATGAGAACATGACCCTCTGGTATTCATTTGGCAAGGAGTGATCCTAATCCTTAGACCAAGCTACTATTTGTTAACTCCACTATATACAGCCTTTATATGCAGTAAAATATCACCAACTATCCATGGAAAACTCAAAAAGTTGGAGCTTTCCTGGTAATATTTTGGGTGATAGGTCACATGATACCATGCAGATGCCATAGGTTGATATTCACGGGGTTCACAGCTTGTTTCAAACCATTCTTTGGCTTCGCGCTGAAGATCCTTGACCGAGATCAGGATCCGGTCCTTCATATCTCCATATCTCCTGTTATCACGCTGCAAATATGACGCGCGGTTTATCAAGTTTCCAGTCAGCAGCTCATCTTCAGTCTCTGcacaatagaatttcattaaacTAGTCATCTTCTGAGCATACATTTCTTTGTGACTTGATGCGGTTTCAAGGTAGGCGTCAAAACCATCAACTTCAAGTTCGTGATCATAGTATTGCTCAGCAAGTTTCTCTGACCAGGCAGAGCTTGATGTTACTTGCAATTTCAACTCAGTTATGTCACGGTAGAGTTTTCCTAGTACCCCTTTGGAGATATACATAGGCTTGTCAAACCTCTCCATGAAATCCGGATACTCTCTTGGCTTCAGAACTCTTGGCATTTCAGCAGGTGCTCCAGTCTTTGCAAAGTCAACAGCCATGGAATGAAGTTCTGCCAACTCCCGGCATTTGTGACTCCTGGCTTTTTCTGGTTCACGGTCAGCGTGAACCAGATGGGCGGTTGAGATAGCACCCAAGGTATCATTGATCATGTAATCAACAAAAAACCTATGGATTTCCTACTCTCACAAACATAGGTAAGCAGATAAGGAATGGTTTCATACTTATcaatgttaaaaatatatatatatatatatatatatatatatatacttatctgACTGTTTAAATTACCTCCAGTGTCACATCGTGGTCCATTATACGAGGCCTCCTCCCCGTGTAGTCCATTGGAGAATCAGTGTGAGATGGGATCATATCTTTCTCCCAgcttaagaaaaataaatctcCATCAAGGTCACCCCCAGAGCATTCATTTGGATGAGGCCTGTATGCCCACGAAACAGTATTTGCATTACAAGACATCAGTGCACCAACTAACCACAAAATAAGTATCTTCTTTTGTTACCAAAAGATTAATGACTCATTCGTTAACAACAATCTAGCTGGACTTTctatcaagagaaaagaaaaaccaacctgGCCTAAATATGAATGTAAGGATATAATAATTtcacctttaataaaataatgattGCAATCAAATGTGGTTTGCAAATTTAATGCATCGTATACATACCTACGACCTTTTTGTGGAAATACAAGGCAATCCCTCAAACCCATTTCCTCTAGTTCTTCACTGTAGACAGCATCAAGGACTCTGATGTCTCCAGGGTGAAGACAAGGATTTTTTGTTACTACCACCTTCCCCACTAGTATACAAGTGCTGTCATCACCATCCACTTTCCTCAAGCTTTCATCTTCAAACTGTTGCTTAGCTTTGGGCACAGTTATGCGGACAAATACTTGACCATAATCCAAATGACCAGTTTCATCCAAGCAACCTAACAAGATACGACCCTTGGGAACAAATATTCGGCATCTAGTTCTCAAATCAGATAACTGGTATGCATAATTTGCTTTGAGCATCATCGCCAGGTAAGGCTCACTGTTCGGCTTATAAAATCCATGCAACATCTTCACTAGAATGCTTTTAGAATCAGCTCCACTTAGggtttccaaaacttccaaagcCGCATCACTGTCAGTCAACATCCTTCCTAGCAAATGCACTTGTTCCTGCTGCATTGCCAAAAACGCCTCATCTTTTACTCCTAAAGTAGACAGCAAAGATATAACCTCTCGGTTGAGAAAGCAAGGCATTGAATCACTCCAATTAGTGAcacaaagcattttgttttttgattcaaatttaagcATACTGCCACGCAGCGATAACTTCCTAAAGGAATGGCGATCAACAGCAAGAACACCTTTGTATCCACCATACCGAATTTGAAATGCTGATGGAATCTGATTCTTATCCAATTTTAGCTTTTCAGCAACCTTTTTTGCAAAAGAGAGGGAAATTTTCCCAATACCATCTGAGAAGCAGTATTTTATACCATCAGTCTCAACTTCAATATCTTGAATTATTTCCACATCTTGAATGGGCACTTCATAAGTTTGCATTGATGAACTGAACAACTGACCCATCCTCGCTGCACATTTAGAAACGCTGCGAATATTGTT
This window contains:
- the LOC112722371 gene encoding RNA-dependent RNA polymerase 2 yields the protein METLTATPDTGTTVRVSNIPISATATDLVHFLQATLGPSSVFALEIFTDQNNATWNSRSFGRVQFETPDAKTKALSLSHHNTLVFKSHFLHLSHAPDDVVFRPSLPSHRLENGTLYAGFMARDDRMSVLHTWERVRGWPMPERRKIEFWVPHDGQCYKLEIWFEDILEANGYCLGGGDKLNALLLKLKYAPKIYQKKFGSNVSSKFNAANGRYHFCKEDYDFTWVRTTDFSAMKALGHSTSFCWEIEEGPFNQDIFRSFPLYREILKDLTLEEGEEYCSPAEIVPLVNCLSTDTKIPYETLFQLNSLIHTQKISLASVDSDFIDLLGSLDEETKALIFQKLHKLNSTCYEPQKFVNTQLHVLSSKGRGPHPSSQKRLMENNIMSCHRALITPTKIYCLGPELETSNHVVKHFSQFASDFMRITFVDENWGKLPVNAVSASLQKGIFSEPFRTKIYERILTILRDGIVIGLKKFEFLAFSASQLRSNSVWVFASSDKLKAADIREWMGCFNNIRSVSKCAARMGQLFSSSMQTYEVPIQDVEIIQDIEVETDGIKYCFSDGIGKISLSFAKKVAEKLKLDKNQIPSAFQIRYGGYKGVLAVDRHSFRKLSLRGSMLKFESKNKMLCVTNWSDSMPCFLNREVISLLSTLGVKDEAFLAMQQEQVHLLGRMLTDSDAALEVLETLSGADSKSILVKMLHGFYKPNSEPYLAMMLKANYAYQLSDLRTRCRIFVPKGRILLGCLDETGHLDYGQVFVRITVPKAKQQFEDESLRKVDGDDSTCILVGKVVVTKNPCLHPGDIRVLDAVYSEELEEMGLRDCLVFPQKGRRPHPNECSGGDLDGDLFFLSWEKDMIPSHTDSPMDYTGRRPRIMDHDVTLEEIHRFFVDYMINDTLGAISTAHLVHADREPEKARSHKCRELAELHSMAVDFAKTGAPAEMPRVLKPREYPDFMERFDKPMYISKGVLGKLYRDITELKLQVTSSSAWSEKLAEQYYDHELEVDGFDAYLETASSHKEMYAQKMTSLMKFYCAETEDELLTGNLINRASYLQRDNRRYGDMKDRILISVKDLQREAKEWFETSCEPREYQPMASAWYHVTYHPKYYQESSNFLSFPWIVGDILLHIKAVYSGVNK